From the genome of Gemmatimonadaceae bacterium, one region includes:
- a CDS encoding Ig-like domain-containing protein, giving the protein MKNHSALRLGAFALAVATVIACGDHKLGPSVPASVSRVSGDSQTVLVGNRASAPLVAVVKNSDGSPLPNIQVRWAVISGGGSLTTIVDTTDVNGQVSTTYLSAAIVATAKVSAATADASGVFTVNLVNDTVGTISAFGGDGAAALVGFPLTLTAIATDRFGNAMKGVDISWSSNGGQLQVQTGTTDSTGKTTNVITVGPDTGKIAIVATSRFNSVTFTVSALPSN; this is encoded by the coding sequence ATGAAGAATCATTCCGCTCTCCGCCTTGGGGCCTTTGCGCTGGCGGTCGCCACGGTCATTGCCTGCGGCGATCACAAGCTCGGGCCTTCGGTGCCCGCGTCCGTCTCGAGAGTTTCGGGTGATTCGCAGACGGTTCTGGTCGGGAACCGCGCTTCAGCGCCGCTCGTTGCCGTCGTGAAGAACTCGGATGGCTCGCCGCTGCCCAACATTCAGGTGCGATGGGCCGTCATTTCGGGCGGCGGTTCGTTGACGACGATCGTCGACACCACCGACGTCAACGGCCAGGTCAGCACGACCTATCTCTCGGCGGCGATTGTGGCGACAGCAAAAGTTTCCGCCGCAACTGCGGACGCATCGGGTGTGTTCACGGTCAATCTGGTCAACGACACCGTCGGCACGATCTCGGCGTTCGGCGGTGACGGCGCCGCGGCGTTAGTCGGATTTCCACTCACGCTCACGGCGATCGCGACCGACCGCTTCGGCAATGCAATGAAGGGAGTCGACATCAGCTGGTCGAGCAATGGCGGTCAGCTTCAGGTCCAGACTGGGACCACCGATTCGACCGGGAAGACCACGAATGTGATTACCGTCGGTCCCGACACCGGCAAGATCGCAATCGTGGCGACCTCGCGCTTCAATTCGGTGACGTTCACCGTCAGCGCTCTGCCGTCGAACTGA
- a CDS encoding ATP-binding protein, translating into MLQLRTLGASEIHVGDERIGPEQPIAFALVFLLATSSPAPLTRRELASLLWPDVGDRDRNHRFRSLLHRLRRLGVPLVCSEVTVVLEEIAVDYRRLTKSPRSVADVRADVPIIGAVLPNLYLTASSLLADRIDDVRDVITATVMRWLRTAIGVARAEGDWALVERLARLALVFDDASEDAWLSLAEAQCITSDEAAALRTLDEFAGLLGANEQSMPATILRQRIVEARASGSPAKDVDCSVLIGRDDVLRRIWSAVSMAREGLGGAIVLWGPAGIGKTRLLREVERVRMIESVRVVRVGAQAVHALRPFSLVVELIARLLDEPGAAGCVPEAFAALQRLATPKSPNGLPAESLSPDVLYDLLIELLEAIAEEGPLMILIDDMHVVDGAIWPFWRAMFRWSTDHRVHWLLGYRALREAELLTLPEASLLHRVAIGCLHRTEAALLVDGRRRGCCLLDFDDIFARVGGHPALLCAFARSVDELPRSTARIVDDWIARLAAAPLDVLRLLASLGGSATARSLADVAPLNRAELTTALGELARIGLVYENAGIVHAHQVWADAALALYGRADRFAINID; encoded by the coding sequence ATGCTACAGCTTCGCACGCTCGGCGCGAGCGAGATTCATGTTGGCGACGAGCGAATTGGTCCGGAGCAGCCGATTGCATTCGCTTTGGTCTTCCTGCTCGCGACCAGCAGCCCCGCGCCGTTGACGCGTCGCGAGCTGGCGTCCCTGCTCTGGCCCGATGTCGGCGACCGCGATCGAAATCACCGCTTCCGGTCGCTGCTTCACCGTCTGAGGCGGCTGGGCGTTCCCCTCGTATGCTCCGAGGTCACGGTGGTGCTGGAGGAAATTGCCGTCGACTATCGGCGCCTCACGAAGAGTCCACGGTCTGTCGCGGACGTGCGGGCAGACGTCCCCATCATCGGCGCTGTTTTGCCGAATCTTTACCTCACCGCGTCATCCCTACTTGCCGACCGCATCGATGACGTACGCGACGTGATCACGGCGACGGTGATGCGCTGGTTGCGCACCGCCATCGGCGTTGCCAGGGCGGAAGGAGACTGGGCTCTCGTCGAGCGATTGGCTCGCCTCGCACTGGTATTCGATGACGCGAGCGAGGACGCCTGGCTCAGCCTGGCCGAAGCACAATGCATAACGAGCGATGAGGCTGCGGCGCTTCGGACGCTCGACGAATTCGCCGGACTTCTCGGCGCGAACGAGCAGAGTATGCCGGCGACGATCTTGCGGCAGCGAATCGTCGAGGCACGAGCGAGTGGTTCGCCGGCTAAGGACGTCGACTGCTCGGTATTGATCGGCCGCGACGACGTGCTGCGCCGGATCTGGTCCGCTGTCTCGATGGCGCGCGAGGGACTTGGTGGCGCGATCGTTCTCTGGGGCCCGGCCGGCATAGGAAAGACACGCCTGCTCCGCGAGGTCGAACGCGTGCGCATGATCGAGTCGGTTCGCGTCGTTCGCGTCGGCGCGCAAGCAGTCCACGCGCTCCGACCGTTCTCGCTCGTCGTCGAGCTGATCGCGCGGCTGCTCGATGAGCCCGGCGCTGCCGGATGTGTACCAGAGGCCTTCGCGGCTCTGCAACGGCTCGCGACACCGAAGTCGCCTAACGGCTTGCCAGCTGAATCGCTATCCCCCGACGTACTTTATGACCTGCTCATCGAGTTGCTCGAGGCAATCGCCGAGGAAGGACCGTTGATGATTCTGATCGACGACATGCATGTCGTCGACGGCGCGATCTGGCCGTTTTGGCGCGCCATGTTTCGCTGGAGCACCGATCACCGCGTCCACTGGCTGCTCGGTTATCGGGCACTGCGCGAAGCAGAGCTCCTGACGCTTCCCGAAGCCAGTCTCCTTCATCGTGTTGCGATCGGCTGCCTGCACCGCACGGAGGCCGCACTGCTCGTCGACGGCAGGCGACGGGGATGCTGTCTCCTAGATTTCGATGACATTTTTGCGCGCGTGGGCGGACACCCAGCGCTGCTCTGTGCGTTCGCGCGCTCGGTCGACGAGCTTCCGCGCTCGACGGCCCGAATCGTCGACGACTGGATCGCGCGCCTGGCCGCTGCTCCCCTCGACGTCCTGCGTCTCCTTGCATCGTTAGGCGGGAGCGCCACCGCGCGATCGTTGGCGGATGTGGCACCCCTGAACCGCGCCGAGCTCACGACCGCACTTGGCGAACTCGCGCGGATTGGGCTCGTGTACGAGAACGCGGGGATCGTACACGCTCACCAGGTCTGGGCCGATGCCGCGCTCGCCCTGTATGGACGTGCCGATCGATTCGCGATCAACATCGACTGA
- the bcp gene encoding thioredoxin-dependent thiol peroxidase — MLNEGNRAPAFTAITDTGETISLSALRGRSVVLYFYPKDDTPGCTVEACEFRDALPQFEDLDAIVLGVSPDSVKKHQRFKTKYKLPFTLLADPDHAIAESYGVWGEKMMFGRKYMGVLRTTFVIDGEGRIAKIFRTVKPEGHAQEVERALAESARATR; from the coding sequence ATGTTGAACGAAGGAAATCGGGCACCCGCCTTTACCGCCATCACCGACACCGGCGAGACGATCTCCTTGTCTGCGCTCCGCGGCCGTTCCGTCGTGCTGTACTTCTATCCCAAGGACGACACGCCGGGCTGCACGGTGGAAGCATGCGAGTTTCGCGACGCGCTTCCACAATTCGAGGACCTGGATGCGATTGTGCTCGGTGTGAGTCCGGATTCCGTGAAGAAGCACCAGCGTTTCAAGACGAAGTACAAACTGCCGTTCACCCTCTTGGCCGATCCCGATCACGCAATCGCCGAGTCGTATGGTGTGTGGGGCGAGAAGATGATGTTTGGGCGAAAGTATATGGGAGTACTGCGAACCACCTTCGTCATCGACGGGGAAGGCCGCATCGCGAAAATCTTCCGCACCGTGAAGCCTGAGGGACACGCCCAGGAGGTCGAGCGAGCGCTAGCGGAATCAGCGCGCGCCACGCGTTAG
- a CDS encoding SgcJ/EcaC family oxidoreductase: MSPDERAIRDVIASWLTASAAGDTPTVLSLMSDDVVFLVAGQPPFGKKEFAGSLSSLSSHRIEATSDVREVVVSGDLAYARAQLIVTMTPLAGGAALRRSGPVLSVFRRLADGRWVLSRDANLLTVEDSR, translated from the coding sequence ATGTCACCCGACGAACGCGCGATCCGCGACGTGATTGCAAGCTGGTTAACCGCGAGCGCCGCTGGCGACACGCCGACCGTGTTGTCCCTGATGTCGGACGACGTCGTGTTTCTCGTCGCAGGACAGCCGCCCTTTGGCAAGAAGGAGTTCGCCGGGAGCCTGAGCAGCCTCTCGAGCCATCGCATCGAAGCCACGTCGGATGTACGCGAGGTCGTTGTTTCCGGGGATCTTGCCTATGCTCGGGCGCAGCTCATCGTCACGATGACGCCGCTCGCGGGCGGCGCCGCTTTGCGCCGAAGCGGTCCAGTGCTGAGCGTTTTCCGTCGGCTTGCCGACGGCCGATGGGTTTTGAGCCGCGACGCGAATCTCCTCACGGTCGAAGATTCGCGTTAG
- a CDS encoding ABC transporter ATP-binding protein, whose product MSKSRRLSSRERYRDFVEDYKHKRLDDSTNAEAAKRVEPSLTDNGDDKTAAAAKQRGNRRKYVRDYLHWLRPHRYALAAVFLLALISGALQMVEPLFMRFIIDHVLLNKVLDVAARLSRLQIAGLTFLVVIVISNSLGALKDYRQRLLNVGVMLSLRRALFERLLHLPLSKLWDMKTGGILSRLSGDIDTTTGLLQMAIVSPAVSFIRLIIAVVVLVSLNWRLALTALAVIPGVVLASLTFARRVRPIYRSLRKDAEMIDGRVGETFSGIRVVRAFRAETRELLDYLRGRHTVLRKELFAHRRELVLWTSWSLLLSGVNVVIVWYGGYLNIAGRASIGDIMAFQWYTFLLLNPVWSIVNSFSELQRSLAAMERVFELLATDADKPDRPDAREAPRVVREIRFEKVEFEYVEGRPVVREFNVAVPAGSVIALVGRSGAGKTTVTDLVARFHDPSRGRILLNGTDIRDLRLHTYRDLLGIVQQDVFLFDGSVRDNIAYARHDATDADVEDAARRANAHEFIVRLPDGYDTFIGERGVKLSGGQQQRLAIARAILASPQILILDEATSNLDTESEQLIQDSMATLLAGRTTFVIAHRLSTIRRAVLILVMEDGRVIERGTHQQLMTERGGYHSMVLRQMEVAKHEGQEVPLIR is encoded by the coding sequence ATGAGCAAGAGTCGCCGACTCTCCTCGCGAGAGCGCTACCGCGATTTCGTCGAGGATTACAAGCACAAGCGCCTCGACGATTCCACGAACGCCGAGGCCGCGAAGCGCGTGGAACCGTCTCTGACGGACAACGGGGACGACAAGACTGCGGCGGCCGCAAAGCAGCGTGGCAACCGGCGTAAATACGTCCGCGATTACCTGCATTGGCTCCGGCCACACCGCTACGCTCTGGCCGCGGTCTTCCTACTCGCTCTGATCTCGGGTGCGCTGCAGATGGTCGAGCCGCTCTTCATGCGGTTCATCATCGACCACGTATTGCTGAACAAGGTGCTCGACGTCGCGGCTCGGTTGTCTCGCCTGCAGATCGCGGGTCTGACGTTCCTGGTCGTGATCGTGATCTCGAATTCCCTCGGTGCGTTGAAGGACTATCGTCAGCGTTTGCTCAATGTTGGCGTGATGCTCTCGTTGCGTCGCGCCCTGTTCGAGCGGCTGCTGCACCTTCCGCTATCCAAGCTGTGGGACATGAAGACGGGCGGCATCCTGTCGCGCCTCTCCGGCGACATCGATACCACGACCGGCCTCTTGCAAATGGCGATCGTATCGCCTGCAGTCTCGTTCATTCGGCTCATCATTGCCGTCGTCGTGCTGGTGTCGCTCAACTGGCGGCTCGCGCTCACCGCGCTGGCTGTCATTCCCGGCGTCGTGCTGGCGAGCCTCACGTTCGCGCGGCGCGTGCGACCGATTTATCGGTCTTTGAGGAAGGACGCCGAGATGATCGATGGCCGCGTCGGCGAGACGTTCTCGGGCATCCGCGTCGTTAGGGCGTTCCGCGCCGAGACGCGTGAGCTCCTCGACTATCTTCGCGGCCGACACACGGTGCTGCGAAAAGAATTGTTCGCGCACCGCCGCGAGCTCGTGCTGTGGACCTCATGGTCGCTGCTGCTCAGCGGCGTGAACGTGGTGATCGTGTGGTACGGAGGGTACCTCAACATCGCCGGTCGTGCGTCGATCGGCGACATCATGGCCTTCCAGTGGTACACCTTTCTGCTGCTCAATCCGGTCTGGTCGATCGTCAACTCATTCTCCGAGCTGCAGCGCTCCCTCGCGGCGATGGAGCGCGTCTTCGAGCTCCTGGCGACGGACGCCGACAAGCCCGACCGGCCCGACGCGCGTGAAGCGCCGCGAGTCGTGCGCGAGATCCGCTTCGAGAAGGTGGAGTTCGAGTACGTCGAGGGCCGTCCGGTTGTCCGCGAGTTCAATGTCGCCGTGCCTGCCGGGTCGGTGATTGCCCTGGTTGGCCGAAGCGGTGCCGGCAAGACAACAGTCACCGATCTCGTGGCGCGTTTCCACGATCCCTCGCGCGGCCGCATCCTGCTGAACGGGACGGACATTCGTGACCTGCGGCTGCACACGTACCGCGACCTGCTCGGCATTGTGCAGCAGGACGTGTTTCTCTTCGATGGCTCGGTGCGCGACAACATCGCGTATGCGCGCCACGACGCCACTGATGCCGACGTCGAGGATGCGGCCCGCCGCGCGAACGCGCACGAGTTCATCGTCAGGCTTCCGGATGGCTATGACACCTTCATCGGAGAGCGTGGCGTCAAACTCTCCGGTGGACAGCAGCAACGACTCGCGATCGCGCGCGCGATCCTCGCGTCTCCGCAGATACTCATCCTCGACGAAGCAACCAGCAATCTCGATACGGAAAGCGAGCAGCTCATCCAGGACTCGATGGCAACGCTGCTCGCCGGTCGTACGACTTTCGTAATTGCTCATCGCCTCTCCACCATTCGGCGCGCCGTTCTCATTCTCGTAATGGAGGACGGGCGCGTCATCGAGCGCGGGACGCATCAGCAGCTCATGACCGAGCGCGGTGGCTACCATAGTATGGTGCTGCGACAGATGGAGGTCGCGAAACACGAAGGCCAAGAGGTTCCGCTGATTCGGTGA
- a CDS encoding pyridoxamine 5'-phosphate oxidase family protein, whose translation MSDSHVDDLYDLIDGIEVAMLTTRRSDGQLVSRAMQTQRRTAGADLWFVTNIESNTFEELAFDPHVNVSYYRDRTREWVSVSGRAILSRDRDLIRGLHKPDWKIWFREARPGDKNAGTVDDPRIALILVEAQAVAYFKRDRPLPLVLFDLARAMVGGAPPDIGDQREVTADELRAAARRHQSENELRT comes from the coding sequence ATGTCAGACTCTCACGTCGACGACCTGTACGACCTCATCGACGGCATCGAAGTCGCGATGCTCACCACGCGGCGCTCGGATGGCCAGCTCGTGTCACGCGCCATGCAGACTCAGCGCCGCACCGCGGGCGCCGATCTCTGGTTCGTCACCAACATCGAGTCCAATACGTTCGAGGAGCTTGCCTTCGATCCGCATGTGAATGTCTCGTACTACCGCGACCGCACACGCGAATGGGTGTCGGTGAGCGGCAGGGCAATTCTCTCGCGTGATCGCGATCTCATCCGCGGGCTTCACAAGCCGGACTGGAAAATCTGGTTCCGTGAAGCGCGTCCAGGCGACAAGAACGCAGGCACGGTGGACGATCCCCGGATCGCGCTGATTCTCGTCGAGGCTCAAGCGGTGGCCTACTTCAAGCGCGACCGGCCGCTACCTTTGGTGCTGTTCGATCTTGCGCGCGCAATGGTCGGTGGCGCGCCACCGGACATCGGCGACCAGCGCGAGGTGACCGCCGACGAGTTGCGTGCGGCGGCACGACGTCATCAGTCGGAGAACGAGCTGAGGACCTGA
- a CDS encoding sialidase family protein produces the protein MTVRNVAALSALASLVASACIAVGQRVEDTATSCVGERWLSPHELRTPDGFTVFVAHPSITRVRGDVFIAGWPIETFDSLGARVWPLTSGKRQPSLKPEEYPAGVRIGKDRGVQLVPWPADLASGPWMPVATSDADGYAHVVWGSRDSVEMSSLFMVRSLWYSRFDGATLGPPARLLTTEGLIRWTTAQASPIVARDRSLHLMVGIQGEELRYVRFDGGAWTVRRVGIDPLYVGYPRLAVLSTGRVVLLIQGNMTRPPVRAIDGFFITSSDDGGRNWSPPAPISRVEDGPDFDGRLLVDDKDVVYAFWYQQTDASGKPAQGVSLGGSPGRIYATQSFDRGATWRRAMPTSLIANADELQVLLRPDHSVLSVLADGDGKRMLASTWSNGWSDFAIIDAKLSPYNPALGTDDAQRPLLTWGIRREPSWVGTMTTSLVPCH, from the coding sequence ATGACGGTGCGGAACGTTGCGGCGCTGAGCGCGCTCGCTTCACTGGTCGCCAGTGCGTGCATCGCCGTGGGGCAGAGAGTGGAGGACACGGCCACTTCGTGCGTTGGCGAACGGTGGCTGTCTCCACATGAGCTGCGGACGCCTGACGGCTTCACAGTCTTCGTGGCGCATCCGTCGATCACACGGGTGCGCGGCGACGTATTCATCGCGGGCTGGCCGATCGAAACCTTCGACTCGCTCGGTGCGCGCGTCTGGCCATTAACGTCCGGCAAGCGGCAACCGTCCCTCAAGCCCGAGGAATACCCGGCGGGAGTCAGGATCGGGAAAGACCGCGGAGTGCAACTCGTGCCGTGGCCGGCTGATCTCGCATCGGGTCCTTGGATGCCAGTGGCGACGAGCGATGCCGACGGTTACGCACACGTCGTATGGGGAAGCCGCGACAGTGTGGAGATGTCGTCGCTCTTCATGGTGCGCAGCCTCTGGTATTCACGATTCGACGGGGCAACGCTGGGCCCTCCCGCGCGCCTTCTCACGACTGAAGGGTTGATCCGATGGACTACGGCGCAGGCTTCGCCGATCGTGGCTCGCGATCGTTCACTGCACCTGATGGTTGGAATCCAGGGCGAGGAACTGCGATACGTTCGCTTCGACGGTGGCGCGTGGACGGTCCGTCGTGTGGGAATCGACCCGCTTTACGTGGGCTATCCGCGACTCGCCGTGCTCAGCACGGGGCGCGTCGTGCTCCTCATCCAGGGCAATATGACGCGCCCGCCCGTTCGAGCCATCGATGGATTTTTCATAACGAGCAGCGACGACGGTGGTAGGAACTGGTCGCCACCCGCCCCGATCTCTCGTGTCGAAGACGGCCCTGACTTCGATGGTCGACTGCTGGTCGACGACAAGGATGTGGTGTACGCGTTCTGGTACCAGCAGACCGACGCGTCCGGGAAACCGGCACAGGGTGTGTCGTTAGGCGGGAGCCCGGGACGCATCTATGCGACGCAGTCGTTCGATCGAGGTGCGACGTGGCGGCGGGCGATGCCGACGTCGCTGATCGCGAACGCGGATGAGTTGCAGGTATTGCTGCGGCCCGACCACTCGGTGTTGTCGGTCCTGGCAGATGGAGATGGCAAGCGCATGCTCGCCAGCACATGGTCAAATGGTTGGAGCGACTTCGCGATCATCGACGCGAAGCTCAGCCCGTACAACCCAGCACTCGGAACGGACGATGCGCAGCGTCCGCTCCTCACCTGGGGCATTCGGCGCGAACCCAGCTGGGTCGGCACGATGACGACAAGCCTTGTCCCGTGTCACTGA
- a CDS encoding MogA/MoaB family molybdenum cofactor biosynthesis protein — MRVGVLTVSDAGARGERADTSGDAIVAWAESKGYELAARTLVPDDVVPIATTLTDWSDGGRVDLLLTTGGTGLSPRDVTPEATRAVIDRDAPGIAERLRITCLTTFPRAALSRGVSGTRGRTLIVNLPGSPNAVRDSLVALDPIIDHAIGILRGDVTEHAPRAAHDASRA, encoded by the coding sequence ATGCGCGTAGGCGTCCTCACTGTTTCGGACGCGGGCGCGCGCGGCGAACGCGCCGACACGTCCGGCGACGCCATCGTTGCCTGGGCGGAGTCGAAGGGATATGAGCTCGCGGCGCGTACACTCGTGCCCGACGACGTCGTGCCGATCGCAACGACCTTAACCGACTGGTCCGACGGCGGCCGCGTCGACCTCCTGCTCACGACGGGGGGGACGGGTTTGAGTCCGCGCGACGTGACGCCCGAAGCGACGCGCGCGGTGATCGATCGCGACGCGCCGGGGATCGCCGAGCGGCTCCGCATCACATGTCTAACGACGTTTCCTCGCGCGGCGCTCTCCCGAGGCGTCAGCGGCACGCGAGGTCGCACCCTCATCGTCAATCTGCCGGGTTCTCCAAACGCCGTGCGCGACAGTCTGGTGGCGCTCGATCCGATCATCGACCACGCAATCGGAATTCTCCGTGGCGACGTGACGGAACATGCGCCGCGCGCGGCGCACGACGCTTCACGTGCATGA
- a CDS encoding Ig-like domain-containing protein: protein MHWFQSSLASSRACRSVAFLTFALSLSACNNSAGPPAPQGISVVSGDNQFAVVGSAPANPLVALVVDDNGSPFAGATVTWIVTGGGGTVSDSTSTSDATGHASIRYTAGAFPGVATVVAIVSQVWTASFTVHIEASSNGTRVP from the coding sequence ATGCACTGGTTTCAATCTTCGCTCGCGTCGTCCCGAGCGTGCAGATCCGTCGCCTTCCTGACGTTCGCGCTTTCGCTGTCGGCCTGTAACAACAGCGCGGGTCCGCCGGCCCCTCAAGGCATCTCGGTCGTCAGTGGCGACAATCAGTTCGCCGTCGTCGGTTCGGCCCCGGCAAATCCACTTGTTGCGCTCGTCGTCGACGACAACGGGTCGCCCTTCGCCGGCGCCACCGTGACATGGATCGTCACGGGCGGCGGCGGAACCGTTAGCGATTCGACGTCCACCTCGGACGCCACCGGCCACGCGTCGATCAGGTACACGGCCGGCGCTTTTCCAGGCGTGGCGACCGTCGTTGCCATCGTCTCACAGGTCTGGACCGCATCATTCACCGTTCACATCGAGGCATCCTCCAACGGGACTCGCGTCCCATGA
- the gcvT gene encoding glycine cleavage system aminomethyltransferase GcvT, with protein MTDTATLGALKRTPFYDIHRALGAKIVPFAGYEMPVRYPTGISAEHKAVRERCGLFDVSHMGEFIVTGPQAVDFVSYVTTNDVAKLAVGQVHYSTILNERGTIEDDCLVYRFADHLMMVVNASNIDKDFGHISRHLSPFDAQIDNRSDDIALLALQGPQAVEILQTLTQTNLTTIGYYHFVEGKVAGDPSIISRTGYTGEDGFELYFDNRYAAAIWEALVGTGRVTPAGLGARDTLRLEMGMALYGNDIDDTTTPLEANLGWLVKLGKGDFVGRDALVTQKEAGIARKLVGFVPDDKRSIARHGYGVFAGAVSSGEVRSGTMSPTLGIPIGTCYLPTAATKEGTALEVDIRGKRVPAKVVKMPFYKEASHL; from the coding sequence ATGACCGATACGGCCACCCTTGGGGCGCTCAAGCGCACGCCTTTTTACGACATTCATCGGGCACTGGGCGCCAAGATCGTCCCCTTCGCGGGCTACGAGATGCCGGTGCGGTACCCCACCGGGATTAGCGCCGAGCACAAGGCGGTGCGTGAGCGATGTGGCTTGTTCGATGTCTCGCACATGGGGGAGTTCATCGTCACCGGCCCGCAGGCGGTCGACTTCGTGAGCTATGTGACGACCAACGACGTTGCGAAGCTCGCCGTCGGCCAGGTCCACTACTCGACGATTCTCAACGAGCGAGGCACGATCGAGGACGATTGTCTGGTGTACCGCTTTGCCGACCATCTCATGATGGTCGTCAACGCATCGAACATCGACAAAGACTTCGGCCACATCTCGCGCCACCTGAGCCCCTTCGACGCGCAGATCGACAACAGGAGCGACGACATCGCACTACTCGCGCTCCAGGGTCCGCAAGCGGTCGAGATTCTGCAGACGCTTACCCAGACCAACCTAACGACGATCGGCTACTATCATTTCGTGGAGGGGAAGGTCGCGGGAGACCCGTCGATCATCTCGCGTACCGGCTACACCGGCGAAGACGGCTTCGAGCTGTATTTCGACAATCGTTATGCGGCGGCGATCTGGGAAGCGCTCGTTGGTACCGGGCGCGTCACGCCGGCAGGACTGGGCGCCCGCGATACGCTGCGCCTCGAGATGGGGATGGCGCTGTACGGCAACGACATCGACGATACGACGACGCCGCTCGAGGCCAACCTCGGCTGGCTGGTGAAGTTGGGGAAGGGCGACTTCGTCGGACGCGACGCACTCGTCACGCAGAAGGAGGCGGGAATCGCGCGGAAGCTGGTCGGCTTCGTTCCCGACGACAAACGGAGCATTGCCCGCCACGGCTACGGTGTCTTCGCCGGAGCGGTGTCGAGCGGCGAGGTTCGCAGCGGCACGATGAGTCCAACGTTAGGCATTCCGATTGGAACGTGTTACCTGCCGACGGCCGCCACGAAGGAAGGCACGGCGCTCGAGGTCGACATACGCGGCAAACGCGTTCCGGCGAAGGTGGTGAAGATGCCCTTCTATAAGGAAGCGAGCCACCTGTGA